The proteins below are encoded in one region of Hordeum vulgare subsp. vulgare chromosome 3H, MorexV3_pseudomolecules_assembly, whole genome shotgun sequence:
- the LOC123441194 gene encoding dof zinc finger protein DOF5.1-like isoform X1, giving the protein MIFPPAFLDSSSCWNTNHNQLQLQQIGSNTHITATPSPAGHGDGGGSNNNNHGQQEGLMATAGAGGGGGDGGGGGGGDGDSAGGGNNKPMSMSERARLARVPQPEPGLNCPRCDSTNTKFCYFNNYSLTQPRHFCRACRRYWTRGGALRNVPVGGGYRRHAKRSAKPKAGSAGSGTTTAGTSSATSTTPSTTACTTGTATAPPALQYSMFGSAPPHGSRFADTFDPASLGLSFPARLLFPDSGAYGADGGPQQQHHHQGNGNGMEQWAAAQMQSFPFLHAMDHQMSGNQPPASAMPTTMAAMQGMFHLGLQSGGGGNGDDGGNHQFHHLPAKRDYQQQQQQQQHEYPSSRGMYGDVVNGNGGGFNFYSSTSNAAGN; this is encoded by the exons ATGATCTTCCCTCCTGCCTTCCTAGATTCATCAAGCTGCTGGAACACCAACCACAACCAGCTTCAG CTGCAGCAAATCGGCAGTAACACTCATATCACCGCTACTCCTTCACCTGCTGGTCATGGAGATGGAGgaggcagcaacaacaacaaccatggtCAGCAGGAAGGATTAATGGCCACGGCCGGggccggaggaggtggtggtgatggtggaggcggcggcggtggggatgGTGATAGCGCCGGCGGTGGGAACAACAAGCCGATGTCGATGTCAGAGCGGGCACGGCTGGCACGGGTGCCGCAGCCGGAGCCGGGGCTCAACTGCCCGCGCTGCGACTCCACCAACACCAAGTTCTGCTACTTCAACAACTACTCCCTCACCCAGCCCCGCCACTTCTGCCGCGCCTGCCGCCGCTACTGGACCCGCGGCGGCGCGCTCCGCAACGTCCCCGTCGGTGGCGGGTACCGCCGCCACGCCAAGCGCAGCGCCAAGCCCAAGGCGGGGTCGGCTGGATCCGGAACCACCACGGCAGGGACGTCGTCCGCGACGTCGACGACGCCCAGCACCACTGCTTGCACCACCGGCACTGCCACTGCGCCGCCCGCTCTGCAGTACTCCATGTTCGGCAGCGCGCCGCCGCACGGCAGCCGGTTCGCCGACACCTTCGACCCCGCGAGCCTCGGCCTCAGCTTCCCCGCCAGGCTGCTCTTCCCCGACAGCGGCGCCTACGGGGCCGACGGTGGCccgcagcagcagcaccaccaccaggggAACGGGAACGGCATGGAGCAGTGGGCGGCTGCGCAGATGCAGAGCTTCCCGTTCCTGCACGCCATGGATCACCAGATGTCCGGGAATCAGCCGCCGGCTTCGGCAATGCCGACCACAATGGCGGCGATGCAGGGCATGTTCCACCTAGGGCTACAGAGCGGGGGTGGCGGCAATGGCGACGATGGAGGAAATCACCAGTTCCATCACCTGCCGGCCAAGAGGGactaccagcagcagcagcagcagcagcagcatgagTACCCAAGCAGCAGGGGCATGTACGGGGACGTGGTCAATGGCAATGGCGGCGGCTTCAATTTCTATTCCAGCACTAGCAATGCAGCTGGTAattag
- the LOC123441194 gene encoding dof zinc finger protein DOF5.1-like isoform X2 encodes MIFPPAFLDSSSCWNTNHNQLQQIGSNTHITATPSPAGHGDGGGSNNNNHGQQEGLMATAGAGGGGGDGGGGGGGDGDSAGGGNNKPMSMSERARLARVPQPEPGLNCPRCDSTNTKFCYFNNYSLTQPRHFCRACRRYWTRGGALRNVPVGGGYRRHAKRSAKPKAGSAGSGTTTAGTSSATSTTPSTTACTTGTATAPPALQYSMFGSAPPHGSRFADTFDPASLGLSFPARLLFPDSGAYGADGGPQQQHHHQGNGNGMEQWAAAQMQSFPFLHAMDHQMSGNQPPASAMPTTMAAMQGMFHLGLQSGGGGNGDDGGNHQFHHLPAKRDYQQQQQQQQHEYPSSRGMYGDVVNGNGGGFNFYSSTSNAAGN; translated from the exons ATGATCTTCCCTCCTGCCTTCCTAGATTCATCAAGCTGCTGGAACACCAACCACAACCAGCTTCAG CAAATCGGCAGTAACACTCATATCACCGCTACTCCTTCACCTGCTGGTCATGGAGATGGAGgaggcagcaacaacaacaaccatggtCAGCAGGAAGGATTAATGGCCACGGCCGGggccggaggaggtggtggtgatggtggaggcggcggcggtggggatgGTGATAGCGCCGGCGGTGGGAACAACAAGCCGATGTCGATGTCAGAGCGGGCACGGCTGGCACGGGTGCCGCAGCCGGAGCCGGGGCTCAACTGCCCGCGCTGCGACTCCACCAACACCAAGTTCTGCTACTTCAACAACTACTCCCTCACCCAGCCCCGCCACTTCTGCCGCGCCTGCCGCCGCTACTGGACCCGCGGCGGCGCGCTCCGCAACGTCCCCGTCGGTGGCGGGTACCGCCGCCACGCCAAGCGCAGCGCCAAGCCCAAGGCGGGGTCGGCTGGATCCGGAACCACCACGGCAGGGACGTCGTCCGCGACGTCGACGACGCCCAGCACCACTGCTTGCACCACCGGCACTGCCACTGCGCCGCCCGCTCTGCAGTACTCCATGTTCGGCAGCGCGCCGCCGCACGGCAGCCGGTTCGCCGACACCTTCGACCCCGCGAGCCTCGGCCTCAGCTTCCCCGCCAGGCTGCTCTTCCCCGACAGCGGCGCCTACGGGGCCGACGGTGGCccgcagcagcagcaccaccaccaggggAACGGGAACGGCATGGAGCAGTGGGCGGCTGCGCAGATGCAGAGCTTCCCGTTCCTGCACGCCATGGATCACCAGATGTCCGGGAATCAGCCGCCGGCTTCGGCAATGCCGACCACAATGGCGGCGATGCAGGGCATGTTCCACCTAGGGCTACAGAGCGGGGGTGGCGGCAATGGCGACGATGGAGGAAATCACCAGTTCCATCACCTGCCGGCCAAGAGGGactaccagcagcagcagcagcagcagcagcatgagTACCCAAGCAGCAGGGGCATGTACGGGGACGTGGTCAATGGCAATGGCGGCGGCTTCAATTTCTATTCCAGCACTAGCAATGCAGCTGGTAattag